The following coding sequences lie in one Longimicrobium sp. genomic window:
- a CDS encoding PPC domain-containing protein: protein MIMMQRGAAGIAAACLMAACAPPSAGGLQMQPGTAPPIRVGQTVQGSLADTNPAGLERGRFDAYRFDATAGQQLVATMESDTFDTYLTLGRLYGPVMDVVDSDDDGGSGGDGTNSRMRFTVPATGAYVLIAQSFTEEGRGAYTLSLAQAPVPTTGASQAITPGQPVTGQIAATDNVSDEDDAFYDAYTFTGRAGQRIAITLESGDFDTFLRVGRMEGANFEELESDDDGAGGEGTNSMLRMTLEEDGQYVIRVSPLGEGTGAYTLRLEERAAVRGPQPAQPLQAGVRAQGVLDEDDAVLEADNSYYDLWSYQGREGEALKIQMMSDDFDTYVAIGRMVNGTWEEVASMDDGGEGTNTLLEVTLPATGEYVIRANSFGAEETGDYTLLVETSRSR, encoded by the coding sequence ATGATCATGATGCAGCGTGGGGCAGCCGGTATCGCGGCGGCGTGCCTGATGGCGGCCTGTGCCCCCCCGTCCGCCGGCGGCCTGCAGATGCAGCCCGGGACGGCGCCCCCCATCCGCGTGGGCCAGACGGTGCAGGGCAGCCTGGCCGATACCAATCCCGCCGGGCTGGAGCGCGGACGGTTCGATGCGTACCGGTTCGACGCCACAGCCGGGCAGCAGCTGGTGGCCACCATGGAGTCCGACACCTTCGACACGTACCTCACCCTGGGCCGGCTGTACGGCCCGGTGATGGACGTGGTGGACTCCGACGATGATGGGGGCAGCGGCGGTGACGGCACCAACTCCCGTATGCGCTTTACCGTTCCCGCCACCGGCGCGTACGTGCTGATCGCCCAGTCGTTCACCGAGGAGGGCCGCGGGGCATACACGCTGTCGCTGGCCCAGGCGCCCGTGCCGACCACCGGGGCGTCGCAGGCCATCACCCCGGGGCAGCCCGTCACGGGCCAGATTGCCGCCACCGACAACGTCTCGGACGAGGACGACGCTTTCTACGACGCCTACACCTTCACCGGGCGCGCCGGGCAGCGCATCGCCATCACCCTGGAGTCCGGCGACTTCGACACCTTCCTGCGGGTGGGGCGCATGGAGGGGGCGAACTTCGAGGAGCTGGAAAGCGACGACGACGGGGCGGGCGGCGAGGGCACCAACTCCATGCTGCGCATGACGCTGGAGGAAGATGGCCAGTACGTGATCCGCGTCAGCCCCCTGGGCGAGGGCACCGGCGCGTACACGCTTCGGCTGGAGGAGCGGGCCGCGGTCCGCGGTCCGCAGCCCGCGCAGCCGCTGCAGGCCGGGGTTCGCGCACAGGGCGTGCTGGACGAAGACGACGCCGTGCTGGAGGCCGACAACTCGTACTACGACCTGTGGTCGTACCAGGGTCGCGAAGGCGAGGCGCTGAAGATCCAGATGATGTCGGACGACTTCGACACCTACGTGGCGATCGGCCGGATGGTGAACGGCACGTGGGAGGAGGTCGCTTCGATGGACGACGGCGGCGAAGGCACCAACACGCTGCTGGAGGTGACGCTTCCCGCCACGGGCGAGTACGTGATCCGCGCCAACTCCTTCGGCGCCGAGGAAACGGGCGACTACACGCTGCTGGTCGAGACCTCCCGCAGCCGCTGA
- a CDS encoding ABA4-like family protein, whose product MYLFLYNVAGIAMLGWLLLIVLPSWRVTRWIAERSIFPVFLSVLYLAGILPLVAQLGPGIMRDFGSAEGVIRLLANPDVALVAWIHILAFDQAVALMIYRDNMADRQLPLPVQSIVLVFTLMFGPLGYVGYLALRRLSRGRREALAQPAETELAVGIVSAERGLAAAGREAFGRVMAVYRRERVLSALGVLGIVLGLGCAAAIGIRGGEFVAPEGHLQKAMTFDIAVGIYLLTLVLCLPLARFSPRGLATWRGFSVVLTLYAYLVETVQIARGLDPRFSKVAPVRDQILGGVFFLTALGMIVLFAVLAWKILRRRMDGADAPLLLALRYGAASTFAAFAAGLWMSAVQGSRAGSGASILPLHAAGFHGLQALPLVAILLTWAAVGAARARPWIHAAGIAWLAAVAAIAWQTVQGRAILDASPAMALAAGSLLAWVLVAALAARTWLHAGSRQARAMRPAAA is encoded by the coding sequence ATGTACCTGTTCCTCTACAACGTGGCCGGCATCGCCATGCTCGGCTGGCTGCTGCTGATCGTGCTTCCCTCGTGGCGGGTGACGCGGTGGATCGCGGAGCGGTCCATCTTTCCCGTCTTCCTGTCCGTGCTGTACCTGGCGGGAATCCTTCCCCTGGTGGCGCAGCTGGGCCCCGGCATCATGCGGGATTTCGGCAGCGCGGAGGGTGTCATCCGGCTGCTGGCCAACCCCGACGTGGCGCTGGTCGCGTGGATCCACATCCTGGCCTTCGACCAGGCGGTGGCGCTGATGATCTACCGCGACAACATGGCCGACCGACAGCTGCCGTTGCCCGTGCAGTCGATCGTGCTGGTGTTCACGCTGATGTTCGGCCCCCTGGGCTACGTGGGCTACCTGGCGCTTCGCCGGCTAAGCCGCGGCCGTCGCGAGGCCCTGGCCCAGCCGGCGGAAACGGAGCTGGCCGTGGGAATCGTCTCCGCGGAGCGCGGGCTGGCGGCCGCGGGGCGGGAGGCGTTCGGCCGGGTGATGGCCGTCTACCGGCGCGAGCGGGTGCTGAGCGCGCTGGGCGTGCTGGGAATCGTCCTGGGGCTGGGGTGCGCGGCGGCCATCGGTATTCGCGGGGGCGAGTTCGTGGCGCCGGAGGGTCACCTGCAAAAGGCGATGACGTTCGACATCGCCGTCGGCATCTACCTGCTCACCCTGGTGCTGTGCCTGCCGCTGGCCCGCTTTTCCCCGCGCGGGCTGGCCACCTGGCGCGGGTTCAGCGTGGTGCTGACGCTGTACGCATACCTCGTCGAAACCGTGCAGATCGCCCGTGGGCTGGACCCGCGCTTCAGCAAGGTGGCTCCGGTGCGGGACCAGATCCTGGGCGGCGTGTTCTTTCTCACCGCGCTGGGGATGATCGTGCTGTTCGCGGTGCTGGCGTGGAAGATCCTGCGGCGGCGGATGGACGGCGCCGACGCGCCGCTGCTGCTGGCCCTTCGCTACGGCGCCGCGTCCACCTTCGCCGCGTTCGCCGCCGGGCTGTGGATGAGCGCCGTCCAGGGATCGCGCGCCGGGTCCGGGGCCAGCATCCTGCCGCTGCACGCGGCGGGCTTCCACGGCCTGCAGGCGCTGCCGCTGGTCGCCATCCTGCTCACCTGGGCCGCCGTGGGCGCGGCGCGGGCGCGTCCGTGGATCCACGCGGCGGGGATCGCCTGGCTCGCGGCCGTGGCCGCCATCGCCTGGCAGACGGTGCAGGGCCGTGCCATCCTGGACGCCTCGCCCGCCATGGCGCTGGCCGCCGGATCGCTGCTGGCCTGGGTGTTAGTCGCCGCGCTCGCCGCGCGCACCTGGCTGCACGCGGGCTCGCGGCAGGCGCGTGCCATGCGTCCCGCGGCGGCCTGA
- a CDS encoding S9 family peptidase, whose product MRIYALALLLLAAPAAAQQPRQLTAQDYARAERFLGANTAPLVSGIAARPTWLEDGRFWYRATTPGGSAFFVVDPARRTREALFDPTRLASALAAVSGRPVQAGQIPPFELAKDSRSITVRAQNRQWSCDLQAYTCAPADSSAAAPGAPENSSVSPDGRWAVFIRDFNLWAKELSTGAETQLTRDGTREFGYATNNAGWTHGDDPVLTWSPDSRQIATFQHDARGTSDMYLVSTNVGEPRLEAWKYPLPGDSVIFRIHRVIIGRGADGRPQVVRLNMPADAHRSTVSDHVQCGGGTLCDVQWYPDGSHVAFVSSSRDHKTAWFRVANARTGEVRTLFEERSNTQVGDAAFTENLWRVLPGSNELIWWSQRDNWTHLYLYDLATGRLKNRITTGEGNVVDIVRVDERTRTIYFMGQGREQGRDPYFQHLYRVGFDGRGLRLLTPENANHTVSLSPDGRYVVDTYSTPDTPPVTVLRDMTGRVLQTLERADISRLLATGWRPPTPIRMKGRDGTTDIYGLMYTPSNLDSTRTYPIVNHIYPGPQSGSVGSRSFSPARGDSHALAELGFIVVQIDGMGTPGRSKAFADAYYGRMGDNTLPDQIAGMRELARRHRFIDIDRVGIWGHSGGGFATAAAMFRHPDFFDVGVSQSGNHDNRNYEDDWGERYHAMLVKNGETDNYAQEANQTHAANLRGRLLLAHGGMDDNVPPYNTLLVADALIKAGKDFDLLVFPNARHGYGADNNYMMRRRWDYFVRHLMGAEPPRDYQIGRPRPASD is encoded by the coding sequence ATGCGCATTTACGCCCTTGCCCTGCTGCTGCTCGCCGCGCCCGCCGCCGCGCAGCAGCCGCGCCAGCTAACCGCCCAGGACTACGCCCGTGCCGAGCGGTTCCTGGGCGCCAACACCGCGCCGCTGGTCAGCGGCATCGCCGCCCGCCCCACGTGGCTGGAGGACGGGCGGTTCTGGTACCGCGCTACCACCCCGGGGGGCAGCGCCTTCTTCGTGGTAGACCCGGCGCGGCGCACCCGCGAGGCGCTGTTCGACCCCACGCGCCTTGCGTCGGCGCTGGCCGCCGTCTCCGGCCGCCCCGTGCAGGCAGGCCAGATCCCCCCGTTCGAGCTGGCGAAGGACAGCCGCTCCATCACGGTGCGCGCGCAGAACCGCCAGTGGAGCTGCGACCTGCAGGCGTACACCTGCGCCCCGGCCGACTCGTCGGCGGCGGCGCCCGGCGCGCCGGAGAACTCCAGCGTTTCGCCCGACGGGCGCTGGGCGGTGTTCATCCGCGATTTCAACCTGTGGGCGAAGGAGCTGTCCACCGGCGCCGAGACGCAGCTGACCCGCGACGGCACCCGGGAGTTCGGCTACGCCACCAACAACGCCGGCTGGACGCACGGCGACGACCCGGTGCTCACCTGGTCGCCCGACTCGCGGCAGATCGCCACCTTCCAGCACGACGCCCGCGGCACCTCCGACATGTACCTGGTGTCGACCAACGTGGGCGAGCCGCGGCTGGAAGCATGGAAGTACCCGCTTCCGGGCGACAGCGTGATCTTCCGCATCCATCGCGTGATCATCGGCAGGGGGGCGGACGGGCGGCCGCAGGTGGTGCGGCTGAACATGCCGGCCGATGCGCACCGCTCCACCGTGTCGGACCACGTGCAGTGCGGCGGCGGCACCCTCTGCGACGTGCAGTGGTATCCCGACGGCTCGCACGTGGCCTTCGTTTCCAGCTCGCGCGACCACAAGACGGCCTGGTTCCGCGTGGCCAACGCGCGCACGGGCGAGGTGCGCACCCTGTTCGAGGAGCGCAGCAACACGCAGGTGGGCGACGCGGCGTTCACGGAGAACCTGTGGCGCGTGCTCCCCGGCTCCAACGAGCTGATCTGGTGGTCGCAGCGCGACAACTGGACGCATCTCTATCTCTACGACCTGGCGACCGGGCGGCTGAAGAACCGCATCACCACCGGCGAGGGGAACGTCGTCGACATCGTGCGGGTGGATGAGCGGACGCGCACCATCTACTTCATGGGCCAGGGCAGGGAGCAGGGGCGCGACCCGTACTTCCAGCACCTGTACCGCGTGGGCTTCGACGGCCGCGGGCTGCGGCTGCTGACGCCGGAGAACGCCAACCACACCGTCTCCCTCTCGCCGGACGGCCGGTACGTCGTCGACACCTACTCCACCCCCGACACGCCGCCGGTCACCGTGCTGCGCGACATGACGGGACGGGTGCTGCAGACGCTGGAACGCGCCGACATCTCGCGCCTGCTGGCGACGGGGTGGCGTCCGCCCACGCCCATCCGCATGAAGGGGCGCGACGGCACCACGGACATCTACGGGCTGATGTACACGCCGTCCAATCTGGATTCCACGCGGACGTACCCCATCGTCAACCACATCTACCCGGGTCCGCAGTCGGGAAGCGTGGGCAGCCGCAGCTTCTCGCCCGCCCGCGGCGACAGCCACGCGCTGGCCGAGCTGGGGTTCATCGTCGTGCAGATCGACGGCATGGGCACGCCGGGCCGCTCCAAGGCGTTCGCCGACGCGTACTACGGCCGCATGGGCGACAACACGCTGCCGGACCAGATCGCCGGGATGCGTGAGCTGGCGCGGCGCCATCGCTTCATCGACATCGACCGGGTGGGCATCTGGGGCCACTCGGGCGGCGGGTTCGCCACGGCGGCGGCCATGTTCCGGCACCCCGACTTCTTCGACGTGGGCGTGTCGCAGTCGGGCAATCACGACAACCGCAACTACGAGGACGACTGGGGCGAGCGGTACCACGCGATGCTGGTGAAGAACGGCGAGACGGACAACTACGCCCAGGAGGCCAACCAGACGCACGCCGCCAACCTGCGCGGCAGGCTGCTGCTGGCCCACGGCGGCATGGACGACAACGTGCCGCCCTACAACACCCTGCTGGTGGCCGACGCGCTGATCAAGGCGGGCAAGGACTTCGACCTGCTGGTCTTCCCCAACGCGCGCCACGGCTACGGCGCCGACAACAACTACATGATGCGGCGCCGCTGGGACTACTTCGTCCGGCACCTGATGGGCGCCGAGCCGCCCCGCGACTACCAGATCGGCCGGCCGCGCCCCGCGTCCGACTAG
- a CDS encoding RNA 2'-phosphotransferase: MDRSLVRASKFLSLVLRHRPEEVGIDLDEAGWVDVDVLLDACARAGVTLDRPMLDRVVAENDKQRFAFSDDGQRIRASQGHSVRVELGLQPQTPPEVLYHGTASKSVEAIRREGLRPGRRTHVHLSLDERTAEAVGGRHGRPVVLRVKAGRMHAAGHAFYQSENGVWLADAVPPEFIAFPGDA, from the coding sequence ATGGACCGCTCACTCGTTCGCGCCAGCAAGTTCCTGAGCCTGGTGCTGCGCCACCGGCCGGAGGAGGTAGGGATCGACCTGGACGAAGCGGGGTGGGTGGACGTCGACGTGCTCCTGGACGCGTGCGCCCGAGCCGGCGTGACCCTGGATCGGCCCATGCTGGACCGCGTGGTGGCGGAGAACGACAAGCAGCGGTTCGCGTTCAGCGACGACGGCCAGCGGATCCGCGCCAGCCAGGGCCACTCCGTTCGCGTAGAGCTGGGGCTGCAGCCGCAAACGCCGCCCGAGGTGCTGTACCACGGCACCGCGTCGAAATCGGTGGAAGCGATCCGCCGCGAGGGGCTGCGGCCCGGGCGCCGCACGCACGTGCACCTGTCGCTGGACGAGCGGACGGCGGAGGCGGTCGGCGGGAGGCACGGCAGGCCGGTGGTGCTGCGGGTGAAGGCGGGGCGCATGCACGCGGCGGGGCACGCCTTCTACCAATCGGAGAACGGCGTCTGGCTGGCTGATGCGGTGCCGCCGGAGTTCATCGCGTTTCCCGGCGACGCGTAG
- a CDS encoding pyruvate dehydrogenase complex dihydrolipoamide acetyltransferase, with amino-acid sequence MATKVYMEALSPTMEEGRLISWLKNEGDDVKEGDVLAEVETDKATMELVARGSGVLRKRLIGDGETSPVGTMIAVIAGADEDVSSLTGGADAKPSPAPAAATGEASPPAASQAGSAAQDEAGAPQADASPTPTSDAKPQATSAEAQPSTVSAEGGADGGRVKASPLARKLAAEAGMQIGAVQGSGPGGRIVKRDIEEAVARGGTPAAAAAPAAPAEAAQPQVPAPAPVPVSTDARFRAHPLTQMRKTIARRLAQSIGPVPTFYLTIEVDMGQAMSLRGRINERFAKEGVKTSPNDLVIKAVAVALRRHPFVNAAWTGDAIHLFEQVHIGVAVAIDEGLITPVIRDADLKGISDISREVKELAGRAREKKLKPEEFTGSTFSISNLGMFGIEEFTAIINPPEAAILAVGAITPKVVVDDDGNMAIRQRMRVTLSCDHRVIDGATGAAFLQTLKQYLEDPMLMIA; translated from the coding sequence ATGGCGACGAAAGTCTACATGGAGGCGCTCTCCCCCACGATGGAAGAGGGGCGCCTGATCAGCTGGCTGAAGAACGAGGGCGACGACGTCAAGGAAGGCGACGTCCTGGCCGAGGTCGAGACCGACAAGGCCACCATGGAGCTGGTGGCCCGAGGCTCGGGCGTGCTTCGCAAGCGCCTGATCGGCGACGGCGAAACCTCGCCGGTCGGCACCATGATCGCCGTGATCGCCGGGGCCGACGAGGACGTCTCCAGCCTCACGGGCGGGGCCGACGCCAAGCCGTCGCCGGCTCCGGCGGCCGCCACAGGCGAGGCCAGCCCTCCGGCTGCGTCCCAAGCGGGCTCGGCGGCGCAGGATGAGGCCGGAGCACCGCAGGCCGATGCGTCGCCCACCCCCACGTCCGACGCCAAGCCACAGGCAACGTCCGCCGAGGCGCAGCCCTCCACCGTCTCCGCCGAGGGCGGGGCGGACGGCGGGCGGGTAAAGGCCTCGCCTCTGGCCCGCAAGTTGGCCGCAGAGGCGGGGATGCAGATTGGCGCCGTGCAGGGCAGCGGGCCGGGCGGGCGCATCGTCAAGCGCGACATCGAGGAGGCCGTCGCCCGCGGCGGCACCCCGGCGGCGGCCGCCGCGCCAGCTGCCCCGGCCGAAGCCGCGCAGCCGCAGGTCCCTGCGCCCGCGCCCGTGCCGGTGTCGACGGACGCGCGCTTCCGTGCGCACCCGCTCACGCAGATGCGCAAGACCATCGCGCGTCGCCTGGCGCAGTCCATCGGCCCCGTTCCCACCTTCTACCTCACCATCGAGGTGGACATGGGCCAAGCGATGTCCCTGCGGGGCCGCATCAACGAGCGCTTTGCCAAGGAGGGCGTCAAGACCAGCCCCAACGACCTGGTGATCAAGGCCGTCGCCGTCGCGTTGCGCAGGCACCCGTTCGTGAACGCGGCGTGGACGGGCGACGCCATCCACCTCTTCGAGCAGGTGCACATCGGCGTGGCCGTGGCCATCGACGAGGGGCTGATCACGCCGGTGATCCGCGACGCCGACCTCAAGGGCATCTCCGACATCTCGCGCGAGGTCAAGGAGCTGGCTGGCCGGGCGCGGGAAAAGAAGCTGAAGCCCGAGGAGTTCACGGGAAGCACCTTCAGCATCAGCAACCTGGGGATGTTCGGCATCGAGGAGTTCACCGCGATCATCAACCCGCCCGAGGCGGCGATCCTGGCCGTGGGCGCCATCACCCCCAAGGTGGTGGTGGACGACGACGGGAACATGGCCATCCGCCAGCGGATGCGCGTCACCCTCTCCTGTGACCACCGGGTGATCGACGGTGCAACGGGTGCGGCGTTCCTGCAGACGCTGAAGCAGTACCTGGAAGACCCGATGCTGATGATCGCCTGA
- a CDS encoding pyruvate dehydrogenase complex E1 component subunit beta — protein sequence MAVITYREALNQALAEEMARDPDVFLMGEEVGVYNGAYKVSKGLLEKFGEMRVVDTPITELGFAGLGVGAAMTGVRPVIEFMTWNFAILAFDQIFNSAAKMRSMSGGQFKMPITFRGPTGAALQLAAQHSQALESQVAHYPGVKVVVPGTPADAKGLLKAAIRDDDPVCVFEGEMLYNLKGEVPEDDDFIIPLGVADLKRQGSDVSIITHGKMIHVALQAAAQLEKNGIDAEVLDLRSLRPLDTDAILATVAKTNRVVLLEEGWAFGGITATIAALIQEEAFDHLDAPVLRVTQADVPMPYAKAMERAAKPSVEMVIQKVNQVLYR from the coding sequence ATGGCTGTTATTACGTATCGTGAGGCCCTGAACCAGGCTCTCGCCGAGGAGATGGCGCGCGATCCGGACGTGTTCCTGATGGGCGAGGAAGTGGGCGTGTACAACGGCGCCTACAAGGTTTCCAAGGGGCTGCTGGAAAAGTTCGGCGAGATGCGCGTGGTCGACACGCCCATCACCGAGCTGGGCTTCGCGGGGCTGGGCGTGGGCGCGGCCATGACGGGCGTGCGCCCCGTGATCGAGTTCATGACCTGGAACTTCGCCATCCTGGCGTTCGACCAGATCTTCAACTCGGCCGCCAAGATGCGCTCCATGAGCGGCGGCCAGTTCAAGATGCCCATCACCTTCCGCGGCCCCACCGGCGCCGCGCTCCAGCTGGCCGCGCAGCACTCGCAGGCGCTGGAGAGCCAGGTGGCGCATTACCCGGGTGTGAAGGTGGTCGTCCCCGGCACCCCGGCCGATGCCAAGGGGCTGCTGAAGGCCGCCATCCGCGACGACGACCCGGTGTGCGTCTTCGAGGGCGAAATGCTGTACAACCTCAAGGGCGAGGTGCCCGAGGACGACGACTTCATCATCCCGCTGGGCGTGGCCGACCTGAAGCGCCAGGGGAGCGACGTGTCGATCATCACGCACGGCAAGATGATCCACGTGGCGCTGCAGGCGGCCGCGCAGCTGGAAAAGAACGGCATCGACGCCGAGGTGCTGGACCTGCGCAGCCTTCGCCCGCTGGACACCGACGCCATCCTGGCCACCGTCGCCAAGACCAACCGCGTGGTGCTGCTGGAAGAGGGCTGGGCCTTCGGCGGCATCACGGCCACCATCGCCGCGCTGATCCAGGAAGAGGCGTTCGACCACCTGGACGCCCCGGTGCTGCGCGTCACGCAGGCCGACGTGCCCATGCCGTACGCCAAGGCCATGGAACGCGCCGCCAAGCCCAGCGTCGAGATGGTGATCCAGAAGGTGAACCAGGTTCTCTACAGATAA
- the pdhA gene encoding pyruvate dehydrogenase (acetyl-transferring) E1 component subunit alpha, protein MADENTQVIAQAEDQAPEAAVQEAAPDREAMTAEKPALSDEERLQGLEPEKLRKMMYDMLLARRFEEKVAEAYALGKIGGFCHLYIGQEAVAVGAIHAQTPEDYVMTAYREHVHALQCGVTPGAVMAELYGRADGCSKGKGGSMHMFDAEKNYLGGHGIVGGQIPLALGVAWKIKYRQEERVIQVYCGEAAVNQGAFHESLNMAALWKVPMILIVENNRFGMGTAWERASSLYDIYQKATAYAMPSAVADGMDVLDMYRVTKEAVDRARAGGGPTLIEARTYRFVGHSMSDPVSGVYRTKEDVEKEKGNDPIRIFADLLARQNILSQEELEQMDEEVKRVSEESADFAEKSPEPAVDELYTEIYATEDVNGRLYFDGRR, encoded by the coding sequence ATGGCAGACGAAAACACGCAGGTAATCGCGCAGGCCGAAGACCAGGCGCCCGAGGCGGCGGTGCAGGAAGCCGCCCCCGACCGCGAGGCGATGACGGCCGAAAAGCCGGCGCTGAGCGACGAGGAGCGGCTGCAGGGGCTGGAGCCCGAGAAGCTGCGCAAGATGATGTACGACATGCTGCTGGCGCGCCGCTTCGAGGAGAAGGTTGCCGAGGCGTACGCGCTGGGCAAGATCGGCGGCTTCTGCCACCTGTACATCGGCCAGGAAGCCGTCGCGGTCGGCGCCATCCACGCGCAGACGCCCGAAGACTACGTGATGACGGCCTATCGCGAGCACGTGCACGCGCTGCAGTGCGGCGTTACCCCCGGCGCCGTGATGGCCGAGCTGTACGGCCGCGCCGACGGCTGCAGCAAGGGCAAGGGCGGCAGCATGCACATGTTCGACGCCGAAAAGAACTACCTGGGCGGCCACGGCATCGTGGGCGGCCAGATTCCGCTGGCGCTGGGCGTGGCGTGGAAGATCAAGTACCGCCAGGAAGAGCGGGTCATCCAGGTGTACTGCGGCGAGGCGGCGGTGAACCAGGGCGCGTTCCACGAGTCGCTGAACATGGCGGCGCTGTGGAAGGTGCCCATGATCCTGATCGTCGAGAACAACCGCTTCGGCATGGGGACGGCCTGGGAGCGCGCGTCGTCGCTGTACGACATCTACCAGAAGGCCACAGCCTACGCGATGCCGTCGGCCGTGGCGGACGGCATGGACGTGCTCGACATGTACCGCGTCACCAAGGAGGCCGTGGACCGCGCCCGCGCCGGCGGCGGCCCCACGCTGATCGAGGCGCGCACCTACCGCTTCGTGGGCCACTCCATGTCCGACCCCGTCTCCGGCGTGTACCGGACGAAGGAGGACGTGGAGAAGGAAAAGGGGAACGACCCCATCCGCATCTTCGCCGACCTGCTGGCGCGCCAGAACATCCTGAGCCAGGAAGAGCTGGAGCAGATGGACGAAGAGGTGAAGCGCGTCTCGGAAGAGTCCGCCGACTTCGCCGAAAAGTCGCCGGAGCCCGCCGTGGACGAGCTCTACACCGAGATCTACGCAACCGAGGACGTCAACGGACGCCTCTACTTCGACGGGAGGCGGTAA
- a CDS encoding Uma2 family endonuclease gives MPALSSDVRVTIDEYLDGIELAMEFREYVDGCIRTVAPTTLEHALLVTSIGTVLNGAARREGCQILRRGMLIGAAGGDVFSPDVMAYCGEPRVARHDGGTDLLLNPVLLVEIVSPESEGYERGRKWQGYRSIPSLQEYLLVAEEEPRVERFTRHGEHFWLYGETTGLDGEIQLESLNVTLKLADIYDGVLPADSGREE, from the coding sequence ATGCCGGCGCTCTCGTCCGACGTGCGCGTCACCATCGACGAGTACCTGGACGGGATCGAACTCGCGATGGAGTTCCGCGAGTACGTGGATGGATGCATACGGACTGTCGCTCCCACCACCCTCGAGCACGCGCTCCTGGTGACCAGCATTGGGACCGTCCTGAACGGCGCGGCGAGGCGGGAAGGATGCCAGATCCTTCGTCGCGGGATGTTGATCGGAGCGGCCGGCGGGGACGTATTCTCCCCTGACGTGATGGCGTACTGCGGGGAACCTCGAGTGGCGCGTCATGATGGTGGCACCGATCTGCTCCTGAACCCGGTTCTGCTGGTCGAGATCGTTTCGCCGGAGAGCGAAGGGTACGAGCGCGGCAGGAAGTGGCAGGGCTATCGCAGCATCCCGTCGCTGCAGGAGTACCTGCTGGTGGCAGAGGAGGAGCCGCGGGTGGAGCGCTTCACGCGCCACGGAGAGCATTTCTGGCTGTATGGCGAGACGACGGGCCTGGACGGCGAGATCCAGCTGGAATCGTTGAACGTTACGCTGAAGCTGGCCGACATCTACGACGGCGTGCTTCCGGCAGATTCGGGAAGAGAAGAGTGA
- a CDS encoding four helix bundle protein translates to MVWQKAKGLSVHVYRVTASGPFARDLGLRTQIQRAAVSVMSNIAEGFDRNSRAEFARFLAIARGSAGEVRSQVYLASELGYIDEATSRALLRECIEITRMLVGLRKRLGA, encoded by the coding sequence GTGGTCTGGCAGAAGGCGAAGGGCCTGTCCGTGCACGTGTATCGAGTGACGGCCAGCGGCCCGTTCGCCAGGGACTTGGGGTTGCGTACTCAGATTCAGCGCGCGGCCGTGTCGGTGATGTCGAACATCGCCGAGGGCTTCGACCGGAATAGCAGGGCGGAGTTCGCCCGGTTCCTCGCCATTGCGCGCGGATCTGCAGGAGAGGTCCGCAGCCAGGTTTATCTGGCCAGCGAGTTGGGCTACATCGACGAAGCAACCTCCCGCGCACTGCTGCGGGAGTGCATCGAGATCACCAGAATGCTGGTGGGGCTTCGGAAGCGGCTGGGAGCCTAA